The sequence AATTTGGGCCAAGATTTTCAGTCCTAGCTTAATGGTTGGTGACTCGTTGTTGTCTCTTCACTGTTTTTGCTTAGATTGTTCTTTCTTTTGTGTTTTAGGGCATTAATCATCGTATGAAGGGCAGTGTAAGTGCTATAAGAACTCGCGCGCCAATGCTGGGAGGTGAGACATTTTTAGAGATTGCTAAGGGACGGCTTTACTATGTGAAATGTGTTTCATTTATTTGTACCTGTTTATACAATGCGTCAGTAGTAATAGTCAATGGAGAGAGTAGGGaggctttaaggggttgtaaaggtaatcccccccccccccctaaatagcttccttttccttagtgcagtcctccttcacttacctcatccttccattttgcttttaaatgtcctttttttcttctgagaaatcctcacttcatattcttctgtctgtaactccacacagtaatgcaaggttttctctctggtgtggagaaagcatcttgaggggggagggggcgagcagtagtgtcaggacgcccactaacacacagctcctttctctatctgcaaagtagagagtgccctgaccctcctgctcgccccctcaagaggcccgctccacaccagggagaaagcctcgcattactgtgtgtagttacaggcaggacaggaagtgaggatttctcagaagaaataaggacatttaaaagcaaaatcgaaaggatgaggtaagtggaggactgcactaaggaaagaaagctatttagggaaaaagatTTTTTCATTTACCACACCTTTAATTGAAGCATTGCAGTGTGTTGAACGAAGTACTGATCTGTTTACTTGTCACTGGTTCAGAAAGTATTGAAACCATTGCTTCAGCATGATAGCCAGATATAACTAGCAtttgcaattattattattattattattattattattattattattattattattatgttagcATTATCTaagccaggggtcctcaaactacggccctccagttgttcaggaactacaatttccgtcatgtctgtgaatgtcagagttttacaatgcctcatgggacttgtagttctgcaacagctggagggctgtagtttgaagatccctgatctAATACAACAGGTAAGACCTTTTTCCAAGGGGCTTTTGCAAGTTCTGTACTGGGTCCTGGAACCCAGAGGCTTTGTAGAGCCTTGGGTGAGATGACATATTCATTCCTAGGTCAACATCTTACCTGGTATCCTTACCTAATCACTCCCAGCTGTCCACAAGCCTTTATacactatagcagtgatggcgaaccttggcaccccagatgttttggaactacatttcccatgatgctcagctactcttcagagtgcatgagcatcatgggaaatgtagttccaaaacatctggggtgccaaggttcgccatcactgcactatagtgtcaaaagtattgggacgcccgcctttacacacacacacatgaactttagtggcgtttttagtccgtagggttcaatattaagttggcccaccctttgcagctataacagcttaggagtgtctatgggaatgtttgaccattcttccagaagtgcattagtgaggtcaggcactgatgttggacaagaaagcctggctcgcagtctctgctcgaattcatcccaaaggtgttatattgggttgaggtcaggactttgtgcagggcAGTCAACTTCCTCCCCcttaaactcactcatccatgtctttatggaccttgctttgtgtacttgtGCGCGGTCATGTTGGAactggaaggggccatccccaaactgttttcaaaaagttgggagcatgaaattatccaaatgtcaggttggggtcaggactctgtgcaggccaatcaagttcctccaccccaagtgctttgtgcactggtccaaattatttggtggagggaggggttatggtgtgtgtgtgtgtgtgtgtgtgtgtgtgtgtttatttttattttttttccccccccaaggGTTGTGCTTGACACCTTAGTctaagtgaagggaactcttaaaggggttgtaaaggtttgttttttatattcgaaataggttcctttaagctagtgcattgttggttcacttacctttttccttcgatttcccttctatatgttttttttctttgtctgaattgttcacttcctgtttctcctcaataagcttgccccaatcatccgagctgttctggctggggggtagtcatccagaacagcttactgaggaggaacgggaagtgagaaattcagacaaagaaaacaaagggaaattgaaagaaaaggtaagtgaaccaacaatgcactagcttaaaggaaccaatttagaaaataaaaaactaacctttacaaccccttcaaggcGTCGGCATActgagacattttggacaatttcatgctcccaactttgtgggaacagtttggggacggccccttcctgttgcaatctgactgcacaccagtgcacaaagcaaggtccataaagacgtggaTGGATTACTCTTTAATATCTGGGATAATTGCACAGCCTGAATCTTTTGGGATTCCTCTATCCATGGTTTAGGCAACATAGCATTCTGAAAAGAGAGGTCTGTATCGTCCATTATCGTGTTTTTCCTGAGAACCGAGTTCCTGTAAATTCAGTACACTCCTGCGGTTCCTTCAGCTACAGCATAATGCACATTTCATTCCTATAGTACCTAGACAATGCTATGACCTTGTTCCCTCGTGGCAGCCATATTGCATCACCCAAAGCAAGCTTTGATTGTGCTGGATTTTTTCCAAACTGATAACTAAAAGGCCTTGGAGAGACTGGCAGGCAAACTGAAAGAACATTAGCACAGATGGTAAACCTCTTTCCACACGGCACAGTCCTTAATTGTTCCCCATAACTTATGATAAAGCCATCTTCCCTGGTGACTTACTAGGTCCAATGCTGATGCCTTTCTTTTGCATTGCATAGTACAAGGATGCCTGTTCATTCAGAAGACCACACACTAATTTCTCTCAGGACTGTGTGAATGCTGAGGTAGTGTGTACGGCACATTAAAGAGGCTAGAAAAAGACACACAAAGGTCTTCATCCATTACACAAATGCAACACTATTTTTGGCCCACCTTCCCTTTCTAGGATGGTGAATGTaactttaaaaacaaacatgtgagggaaaaaaaaatgcttgccttTCGTTTGGCCTTCTACCATTGCACTTGGCAAGGGTGATGTCCCCATCTTTCAATCCCTCTGAGGCCTTGCAGTGTCTTATGAGATTTTAAGTACTTTACATTTCTTGGGATCTCGGCTAAAGTTCCTATACTACACAAAGGTgtctatttctaaaaaaaaatatataaaattgcagGATGAGTGTCACAAGCATTCACCCAGCTGTAACAGATTTTGTTTGATATTTTTATTCCCTATGAtgttcagctccatctagtggccataatgtgctaTTTTCTTGTAATGCTTTAATCTGGAAAATACAGCATTATGGCCTCAAGATTATGGTGACAATTATAGGAAATGTAGACGAAATACAGGGAAACACTTTATATAGCTGGCCAGAGAACCTTTTGTAACTAGATTCCTTAATATTATTTGAGGACAGAAATATTTACATGTCTTGTTTCTTGTGTAACAATTACATTTAGAGGGGATTTTACGTTGTAGAACATATTTAGTGTTTCTTACGAAGATGTTGCTAAATttcagtatttatttaaaaaaaaaaaaactctcgacTTGAAGTCATTTTTTGTAACCCATGGCTCTCTAGTGTTTGTGGCTTTACAAACAGCAAGGTCTCTACATTAATGAAGCAGTATaccttaatgcagaaaatgcTCTTGAAGCTCCAAAAGATTGGGAAGTAGTGTCAGTAGAGGTAACCAAATGTAAATGAAAAGCTAGATTCCTCAAAGTTTATGTTCATTGTCGACGGAATTGTATAAAAAGACTGTCTGTCTGAAGCAATCGTAGATCATTTCTGATGCGTGCAGGCAGAGAGAgcacgggaggacgtcatatgacggccccCTGGAAAAGTGCGGCCGCGttgtagccgtcattcagctatagtgAGGTCGTGAAGGAGTTAAGACAAGGTTTGGGATAAAGTTTACCACTGCCAGAGATGCTTGAGCAGCTGCAGCAATTTTTTGTTTCTTGAAAGATTATTTCAATCATGTGAATAAAAGGTATAAAGTTGAACTTCAGGCACAGACTTTCATTCAAATATTTTCCTCAATAGCTGCAAAGGATATAAATGCACTTTGCgggcaccaaatgcctttgcaaacccagTGATGGCATTGTCACTGTGCTGCACATAGCCTGTCTAAAGAGTGGACCTGTGGAAGGGAACCAGCAGGCCCCATCCagtacaggctgcctgcagaaaaccacTTGAGGATGGATAGACGATCGGTCACACTGCACAAGTTAGGAGAGCACTTTTACACacaccaataaaataaatatatatataaatctcatATACACACATAGGTATTTGAGTGCTATTAATATGGAGTCCCTTGTGTTATAGGTTTGTTGAATGACGATTTTCTTAATGTTTATTCCTACTTCTCTCTATTTTTTAACAGGTAGCTTTGCAGTATGGGGAGGCCTCTTCTCCATGATAGACTGCAGTCTGGTAAAGGTTAGAGGAAAGGAGGATCCTTGGAACTCTATCACCAGTGGAGCCATGACTGGGGCGATTCTGGCTGCCAGAAGTGAGTATAGAAGTGACAGTGTTATGTGTGGTGAGTTCCCTCTATGTGCTGTATTTCATttgttatatgtatttattttattttttttctcttagatGGTCCTATAGCCATGGTGGGATCTGCAGCAATGGGTGGCATTCTTCTTGCTCTCATAGAAGGAGCAGGTATCCTGCTGACGCGATTTGCCTCATCACAGTTTGCAAATGGTAACCTCATCCTACAATAAGAGCTTTacgtttaggcctcatgcacactggacattttgctATCTCTTAGACTCTTTCCTCCTGGCAGTggcgttttggcagaaaaaatggtTAATGCCTGTAAATGTGTGTGGTGCGTCAAGTGCTTGGCTGCTAATTCATTTAATCagccagaataataatttattctgccCATTTTAGTGAATTAATGCTAAAGCGCTAAACACAGCTAGCAGGCATGTTTaactgtaatgcaaaaaaaatacggCACTGTTCCTAGATGCGCTGGCAGTGTTGTTTTGTTTAACACCACCCATGTGTACATGCTAATATgcaggggtgtttagaggcaggaagAAAAGAAACCCGCCAGACGCCGCtaggaacagcaaaaaaaaaaaaaaaacatccagtgtgcatgaggcctaaattggTATTGATTGCTGGTTTATGTTACTTTGTACAGCATTAAAAGATATTAATGTAACGGCTATAATATGGGTGGGTTGTACAAAATGCAGTACACCATAAGTACAGGAAAATCAGTGGCAAGAGCATCTGCTTAGGTCAGATGTTTTGTTTGCTTATTTGTCTATGGCAGTTTGAGAAAAACTAGAGGTTTGTGTTCTTTTATACATTTGTcattaaaacagcgctaaaataatataaaaaaaagcatattaaATGTGAATAAATCTTCTCTTCTGTGAGCTTACTCAAACTTAAATGTGCAGATGCAATCGCctctttaaccactagctgaccagccactgttgttatacatcggcaggttggctctcctttgcaaataaatgtgatttgcaaaaaaattacaaagctACACCTTTTGTAATTCTATATCTACATGGGGAGCTGTATTTGATGATTACTTACTACTGCCTTACCAGTGCTGAACATTTGCATTGTCAGAAGAAGCAAGAGGGGACCACAGGTTGGCTGCATTATTAAAAACATTGAACAATGTGCATGACTGGCAAAGCATTTCTACACATTTCATACAATACAAAATGAAAGAGTTTGTAAACTCTGCCTTTCTTCCTGTTtgagctcacagcagggggtcagGTATGTCCCTGTTCACCGATTCAGGTCCAAATTTTGTACTGAATCGGaaaccaaagatgcacaggacccctttCCAAATGTGGACTGCGGCCGCCCCGGAGGTGTGTGAACtgactccattgagagccgggcaCACTCTTCTGTCGTGCAAACTGGATGTGGAGGAAaatccccgcatccaattcgcataagtgtgaacctagcctgaggAAAGTCATATGAGATataaatgattgtaaaaatgtttcAAACTGATGACAGAATGAGACTGCAAGCTTGTAGCCCATTGACAGCCCTATGTTTCTCATATAACCACCATATATTTGTTTGGAATGTTCTATAGCAGATACAGGTAAGTGATCATCTTTACTCCCCTGCACAAACTGAAAGCTAAACTGGTGTGCTATGTTTATTTCTAGGTCCACCTATACCTGATGATGCTTCTCCACTTAATACAGCGTCTCCCTTTGGCAGTTACCAGCAGTACCAGTGAATATCCGAATGGCTTAAAACGCATCGATGTGAACTATTCCCACCTTGGCTCAGTCCCCTCTGGAACTCCAGGCTACATTCAGCTTCTGATTTGGGCTGTGGTCATAACATACATGGACTATGAAGGATCACCGGCCAAAAATGTCTACTTCATTTTAGGTTTATAGTTTGGGACAGCCAAAGAAGGCTAACAAAAACACACTGACTTaagtgcagcttaccaattaaGAATCTCCAGGGAGGATTGTAATACTTATATGTACCTTGAAGGCCCTTCAAGATGTGGTCCAATGTGTCGGACACAACTTAACAATTATATTTAAAACAATCATCTTCAGCAGAATTTAGGTGCACATACAACATTTTATACTCTCAAAGTAATTCTGGGAACTTCAAATAATGCCCAGAGAGTTGTACATGCCCCCATTATTTCTGTACACCTTAGTTAGGTATCGTTTATATTTTGTATCCAATGGATATTGTGATGTACACAATACGGTGCATGTTCTCAACTTTATAAAGTTACTTGATGTTGTAGCACTAAATGACTATGATGTTGCCATGATTCCTGTGTATGGTTATTCCAGCTTGGTTTGGTGTTGAATTGGTCATATTACTCTGCCTAAGGCTACATCCaaacttttgcattttatttatggGGTACTTAtaagaccccttttcacactgaggagtttttcaggcggtacagcgctgctataccacctgaaaaactcctgcccagcaacctctatgtgaaagccagagggctttcacactgaggcgatgcgctggcaggagagaaaaaaaaatctgtcagcagtaggggtgcaacggatcgtgcctGATAcgcgatccgaacgggtcgacctgttcggatcaGCACAGTATGCGATCCGCACtgcggccttaggaaaggccgtggcttctgcctagctccggagcggtcggccatcttggtacactcggcggtggtgcgcgctgacgtcatcacccctccctctgctcgtggattttttctattttgcaagAGCGCGCTGCGCCGCTGACTCTGCATGCAACCTGAGTACAATGAgacggaccgagtacatcagtacagcgagttggctaatggcttaatagccattagccaactcactgtactgatgtactcggtctaGTAAAACAATAACACTGTAAataccatttttgccactgtaataatagtcatagccaacattgcccccacactagtaaacagtaacactgtgtgtgtatagccatttttcccactaatcagtgggaaaaatggctatacacacagtgttaccgtttactagtgtgggggcaatgttgactatgactattattacagtggcaaaaatggcaattacagtgttactgttttactagtgtgggggcaatgttggctatggctattaataatagccaacattgcccccacactagtaaaacagtaacactgtaattgccatttttgccactgtaatggtcccaaaattgtccgatgtgtccgccataatgtcgcggtgctgatcgccaccattagtagtaaaaaaaataaaataataaaaatgtaaaaagacaaaacttttgtttgtcttgtgtttttttttttttactgatccgaaaatgatccgatccgtgagttttttgatccgttgcacccctagtcagcagcatctttggagcggtatgtataccgcggcaatatcgcccgcaatgcgcctctgcagaggcgcattgcgggcggtattaaccctttatcgggcgCTAAcaggggggttaataccgcaccgctagcggccgaatccgacggtgtgaaaggggccttactgttctTCCCCATGGAAAGTGCAGTTGCTGGAAACTGcatcaaatgtttttatttttcaagcaCCACACCAAAAAGTAGAGATATGATTTGCAGCACAAATAGACACTATCTCAAAGATTTCAGGACCATATTTACATTACCTCTGCTGTGCAATATTTTCTACAATAACCTGAGTTGTGGTCACTGGTTctattctttatttaatttgaGATGTAAATTATTAGCAACAGTATGACctatatttaaattaaaaaaaaaaagtaaaggtttACTTTTCACAAATTACAAAACATCTTGGCTACAGTTTCTAAAGTAATTGTCATGAACCAGTAGTTGACATTTAGTAAACTATTGTAAAATGTTTAGCAATGCTTCTGGTTATTTGAAAAGTTATTAAAATAACTAGTTTGGTTTTTCAAGGGCCTAGTGAAGGTTATTTTTTGGAGCTCAGACTTTTTACTATTCACCCAACTCTTACATTTCTCCTATTGTCGATATTAAGTAAGAAAAAGCCATGAGACATTGGCACTGTAGATTCTCAGGAGTTGAAGGGGGATAGGAGCCTGTTTTCATAGGTATGGAGACCACATAGGCTCCCGCTGAGGTGCATGATCTTCTGCTGACCATCCAGGGGTATTTAATACCCTCCTGGGCAAGCTGGTGATCAACTAAGTCTACCGCACGTCAAGCTACCAAAACCTTAATCTTTCCCAAGAGATGTCTTTTGGAGAGGGAATTTTTACAAACAGGAGGATGTGATCCTACGCAAGGCAAGAGAGAAAGTGTTCTCAAATTTGAGAGGGTTCATCTCACCTCTGACCAAATGGCTATGCATTAAACCTTCTCGCACAAGCCCTAACTAAAGCAAACATACTCTACCAAGGGTCGCCATCAGGGGGAACAGCCCATACATTTGTAGGGGGCCCAGGGCCAGTAGCTGTTAGGATACCAGGATGGGCCAGCCACCCAAAAAGAACAGACCGTGGCCACAGTCAGAGAAGAACAGAAGCTGGGGACAGATTCCTTCCCTACCCTTTCCGAGGACACAGATTCCTTCCCTACCTTCTCCCCCTGCACCTGATCGCGCACTACTCCTCAGAACATCTGAGGCTAGACTAATTTTGATTGGATGGGACTTGGAGTGGTGTGGCCAGCCACAGTAGTGATCACACCCAGCCAGCCTTCTCTGGTGCACAACGCAAGAGAGCAACAAGGAGGGAGGCAAGTGTGCGGTGGACTGTAATAATCTCCCAGCCATAATAAACATTACATTGTACTACAGGCATACACCCCCGACATCAAGAGAGTCTCCTCTGTGATAAGGAATGAGGGGAGGTACAGGGATGATGATGGGTGATTATGGAAAGAAGGATGTTGGTTTCTGGAGAGATGGATTATGTAGTGATAATAGAGGGATGAGGAAAGAGCACATAGAGAATACAAGTAGGAGGATGATGGAGAGGAACGTTGGGGATGAGAATAGATGTGTAATAAGAATCCAAAGATGAGGATTATATAAAAAGTGAAGATGATTATGGAGAATAAGGATGATGGAATTACATTGTGGAGAGAGAAGAttgaaagtagggttgtcccgataccacttttttaggaccgagtacaagtaccgatactttttttcaagtagtcgccgataccgaataccgatactttttttaaatgtcatgtgaccgttttcaaaccacaatacagaccaagcatattttctttagaattatgaagaactggtacatcatggtgtggggctgttttttagcatacggtactggaaaact comes from Rana temporaria chromosome 2, aRanTem1.1, whole genome shotgun sequence and encodes:
- the TIMM17A gene encoding mitochondrial import inner membrane translocase subunit Tim17-A, with amino-acid sequence MEEYTREPCPWRIVDDCGGAFTMGIIGGGIFQAVKGFRNAPQGINHRMKGSVSAIRTRAPMLGGSFAVWGGLFSMIDCSLVKVRGKEDPWNSITSGAMTGAILAARNGPIAMVGSAAMGGILLALIEGAGILLTRFASSQFANGPPIPDDASPLNTASPFGSYQQYQ